GGATGGCCAGCTGCAGGTGGCGCGGGATGATGCGCGTCTTCTTGTTGTCGCGCGCCGCGTTGCCCGCCAGCTCCAGGATCTCGGCCGTCAGGTACTCGAGCACGGCCGCCAGGTACACGGGCGCGCCGGCCCCGACCCGCTCCGAGTAGTTGCCCTTGCGGAGCAGGCGGTGCACGCGGCCCACCGGGAACTGCAGACCCGCCCGCGACGAGCGCGTCTTGGCCTTGGCGCGCGCCTTGCCGCCCTGCTTCCCGCGTCCGGACATCCCGAGGTCAAAAGCGCCACTAGCAAATGCAGCGAGGGAGGGGCAAGGACAGTAGCTTTTATAACCGTTCTAGGGCGCGAAAAACAAGGTTTGGCGTTGCTTAAGGAGGCACTTTCATCTCAACCAATGGAAATGCGACCCTGGGATCCGTGCGTTCTGATTGGGCAGCACGAATGCCCGAATTCGGGGGGGATAGTCACCAATCAGAAAGGAGTGTAGCTCACACCGTATTTGCATAAGGGCTTCTATATAAGACGGGGAAGCGGCGCCTTGCTCGCTGTTACTTTCTCTTGTCCCCTGAGCGCGTTCCGAGTGTCTCCAGCATGCCTGAACCCGCCAAGTCGGCGCCGGCCCCGAAGAAGGGCTCCAAGAAGGCGGTGACCAAGGCGCAGAAGAAGGACGGCAAGAAGCGCAAGCGCAGCCGCAAGGAGAGCTACTCGGTGTACGTGTACAAGGTGCTGAAGCAGGTGCACCCCGACACCGGCATCTCGTCCAAGGCCATGGGCATCATGAACTCGTTCGTCAACGACATCTTCGAGCGCATCGCGGGCGAGGCGTCCCGCCTGGCGCACTACAACAAGCGCTCGACCATCACGTCCAGGGAGATCCAGACGGCCGTGCGCCTGCTGCTGCCCGGGGAGCTGGCCAAGCACGCCGTGTCCGAGGGCACCAAGGCCGTCACCAAGTACACCAGCGCCAAGTGAGCCCGCCGGCTGCAAGAGCAATCGGTAAGGCTCGGCACACACCCCAAAGGCTCTTTTCAGAGCCACTCAGTGTTCTAAAGGGACCTGGCACTCATTCATCCTGTGTTGTTTATTTGCTGCAAAGAAACTGAATTCCATGTTTTCACCTCTCGATAAGTTAGTAGGATGTATGGGAAACTGAAGTAGAACCGGAGACCTATTTAAATGGATTTTCATCAGGAAGGATACGGTCATTATCAGACAATTcgggtaaaataaaatattcttggtcTCCAAAGCAACACCTGGTCACCTTTGAAAATTTCCCCTggcaaaatgttttattaataagGCCTCGAGCGCTCTGTCCTTAATTCTCAGGTGTACCTTGCTGAGGGAGCAACGGGCACCCGCTAAAAGACGCACAAATTGTCTTTATTCACTTAAGTTATTTTGGGGGTGCTGCTGGCTGCTCCCTGCAGCGTGTATTTTACATACACTGAGAAAGGCAACAAAATAATGGAAGCAAGGTCCCGATTGAGCAATCCGACGGCTCGTTGTTGTGAGCGCCAGGGGGGACCCCGCGCGGGCAGTTTGAAgtcgcccccaccccccgcacccaGCCCCCGCGACTGCCAGTCTGGCCTGACCGGGTCCTTGCACGCAGCCCGGCCACGACTCCCTCGTTTCTCTGAGTGAAATTCCTCTCCTGGGAAGGACTGGGCTCCGATTCCTACCCTCCGGGTCAGAATCCACTCCGTATCTTCGTTCTGTCACTTGCACTCTGTTGGAAGAGGTTTAAAAAAACGTAAAAGGGCCGCGGAAGCCCTGTGCCTTTGTCCCGGATTCCGGAGGTCAAAATCCCTCCTTCCAGTGTAAGCCCTGGGGAAAtggcacttttaaaaatactttggtCTTTGCTAGgaatggggtggtggtggtggtggtggtggtggaggaaaCCCTGAATTGTATTTGCTGAAGTTTTTGATAATATCCTTTATCCAATAACGGAGCCCAGGTGTTGGCACGAGACTATTCCGGTCGCTTAGAACAGGAGACACAGGAGAATGGAGCAGTTCTATTCTTAATAGCAAAATAGAAGAAGCAACCATATGCACCGCCAAAAGAATCAACAAATTTAGTGAGATACAGTCACCCAATAGGAGTCTAGTGAGGGCGGGAAATGAGTAAATACACAGTAATATTTGGTTGAATTTCAGAAACCCGAATCTCAGAAGGTTCATATATGATACCACTTTAAAaagctcaaaaataaattattacttaAGCATATAGAGAAGCACATGCAAGTGTATgattcaaaaatctttttaagagtttcatgaattagtttttaaaaatcaggtagtGAACGCGGCAGTGACAGTCACAGCAAGAGGATGTAGACAAGAACAGAGGTAAACACAAATTGTGGCCAGCTTTCTAGATTTAGTGCTAGACGTTCCATCGTGAGTGTTtgatataatttgttttataggTAAGATGTATGTTACATATGTTCTCTTTATATGTTGAGTGCGGTGCTGAAAACTATCCTAGGCAAAGTATCCTTGCATAAAAACAAGTTCCAAGCATCATCTGCTTTGTCATAAAGGTAATTCTATAAAGGAGAATTCCAAACCTTACGGTGTTAATGCAGATAGAATTACTTTCTtttagagaatgggagaaaaggaaggcTGACAGTTCACTAAAAAGGCCCATGAATTTAGAATACTCAAGATTTGGGTTACAATTAACCCAGTTCCTCCAGCTCTTGTAAACTTTGTCTACTCAGGTTTTCAAAATCTTTGTGGCAGCTTTCTGACCGGACTGTGCATAAGGAGgtaatgtgtgcatgtgtgtatttcttATGTGTTTCGTGTATTCAtgtaagtgtatgtgtgtatatcccTCCCTCAATTCTGTTAGAAAAGaaattacactttttaaattaaggtatcttctctccttccatcATCACATCAAGGTAGTTGATGATGGTAAATTCACCATATATTGGGTTCTTTTAATCACTACTTTTCAGAGCACAGAAGCCTTTGATCCTGTCCATTAATCTATTAGTGGACATTACAGATACACATACAGGTACAGATAGAGGTATAGGTATAGACAGGTGTGCTTTGTCTATGtactgccgaagcgagcactagaCAGGTGTGCTTTGAATGACTTGCAGTTGTCAGCGGGACTGATACCTAGAAGACTATGGGGCGGGTGGGGCTGAACCCTGCAGAATggacaggaggaagcagagggaattTGTGGCCCTTCTGTGAAAGGTTCACATAGCAGGTCCATTACAGTCCAGTATTTAGAAACCTAAATTtcctaaaaagagagaaaaataaaaaaaagaactcaaagctAGATTGTATGGGTTATTTCTGCCTTGGTGATCCAGGCATCTAACCCTCTGTTGTTCAAGGTATCTTGATTAATTTGTGTCATTGCTGATACGTCTTGGGAAATGGACTTGAGCTCAGCCAGACCTGGATGTCACTTTACTACTTTATACTGGAACAGCTGCTGCTTTGATAATTCACATGATTTGCCTCTGATAATATTGTTTTCCCCTAAAGAACAATTCTTAGAACACAAAAGAACAGATGGAACATTAAAATAGATGTGAGAGTCCTATCCtaaaggagagattttttttccccaagttatGTGACCTAAAACTGGCCTTTGTCCAGCTTCATTGAAAACTCCCTTCCACAGAGGTTGGACAAAATGTACTGACAAAGCTTAACTCTTTTTCCACTCCTTTCTAGATTCTGTGCAGTTTGTCATCCTTTAATTAGGACATTGTTTCGGGCACATTAAGTTCATTTGACCACAGCTTACTGTGTTACATTTTAGGTTCCTAAATGTGGGAGATGCCTGCATCTCGTTATCCATAACAGTCCAAACAATctcaaatgtgtattttttctgCAGATCACTAGTTTATCCATTTTCTGATACCTTTCAACTTTGATTTCAGAGGCTTGCCTTTTCTGGCATTGTCACCAAATCAGCCTCTTGGGAGGTTTCAAGAGTAAAGCAGATGTgtggtattaaaaaacaaaaccaattcaCAAAACGCACAAGGACATTTTTATCCAGACTTGAATGAGGATAAAAAGTTTCTTTCAACTCCTACAGAGTTAAACACACATGTAAGTATTGCTGGGGTCAGTGAGACTAAAAGGACAAAGGCCCCGCCCCCTGCAGGTGCACTAGAGTTCCCACTGatagaaggaagaataaaatcagaCCCTCAGCCAAAGGTCtgcatttacataaaaaataagtcttttgaTGGAGAAATTATGAAAAGCTATAAGAGGACACTGGAATCTCAAGGATGTTAATTTGGGGAAAACAGCAGGCACAGGGCTGCTGCCACTGGTGAGAGTGGCAGAGAGGTTCGTGACTGTGTTTCTGGACGTCGTTGTGACGTCTGTGCTTGTGCAGCTAAATAAACAGCTTACATTCCTGGGGTTCATTTATGAAAAGCAGTGGTTTCCATAGCTGTCATCCCCAAGGCTCCTCTCTTATATCTAGTATTTTTTAATGGCCCCTTCCCTAGGCTGAAGTTAAACTCTTTGGTAAGAATACCTAAATGCATGCATAATTTTCCAAAATCATGAAACGCCATAAGCgttctataaaaacaaaataagagacagttattttaacaataaaagaGATACTTTCAACATACAAATGTGTGggccccaaaccaaaaaacataaaTTAGAAGCTGGGTATTTGTACTTGGGTTAGtgagaaataaaaccaacagGATGGATGTGCATATAGGTGTGAAAAGATTTCTTATAAGGAACTGGTACATGCGATTATGGAGGCCGACAAGGCTCCAGATATGCAGGCCAAGTCGGCGCACTGGGGACCCAGGGGAGCCAATGGCAAAGTTCCAGTCCCAAGGCCACCAGCAGCTTTGAGAGCCAGGCAGGGCCCATGTctcagtctgagtccaaaggcaggaaaaagccAGTATCCCAGTTCCAAAGCAGCCAGACACCAGGAATTCTTACGCAGGGGAAGGACAGCCTTTGCATTCTATTCCTGATTTCAACTAATTGAATGAGGCGCACCCACATTAGGGAGAATAATCTGCTTTACAAATCAAGCCTAACGATTTACATGTTTTACTCTCATTCGAAAACCCCCCTCACAGAAACACCCACAAtgatgtttgaccaaatatctgggtaatACACAGCCTGGTcaagtagacacacacacacagcaccagGTATCACAGAACCTGTGGATAGAATCATCCTGAAGGAAACAAGGACCTTGTAGATCAACACAGATGATCAAATACCAAGGGACTCACTCTCAgtgatgtgacttttttttttttttttttgaaaatagtaatTCTTGGGGGAcatgtgaaaaggaaaaatacaacttcatttataaaatgatgcaTTGTTGGAAATTTCAGTGCCTATTGAGctatacacatgcacacgtgcaaaGACCTCGTGCTTCTTTGTGAAAGGAGTCAGGTTCTAGGATTGATTAATAGGTTTTTCACCTTCAGTTTGCTATGGGATGGTTGGAAGTCATGTATAACCGACTCAGTTCTTCATGGGACATCTAACATCCCTGGTCTTTTCCTAACTGTCAGTGGTGCACCTTCCCCCAAGCCCTGGGACAGCCTAAGAACAGTCTGCCTGGTTTCTAGAATGCTCCTAAGGGTCACTATTGTTCTGTGAGGAGACAGACACTGGTTACTTTCATTGCAGAAGCTACAGAATGGGAATGTCGACAGTGGGAGCCACCGTAAGGCTTCCAGGAATGCCGGAATGTCCCCAGATATAGTCTGTGATGCTGAAATGCCCGTTTCGAGGCATCAATCCTGGGTAAGCCAACTGGTCCCTGTGTCTCGTGGAGCTGTCCCAACTCCTTGTGTTCCCAGCAGCTTATC
The sequence above is drawn from the Mustela nigripes isolate SB6536 chromosome 5, MUSNIG.SB6536, whole genome shotgun sequence genome and encodes:
- the LOC132017715 gene encoding histone H2A type 1-B is translated as MSGRGKQGGKARAKAKTRSSRAGLQFPVGRVHRLLRKGNYSERVGAGAPVYLAAVLEYLTAEILELAGNAARDNKKTRIIPRHLQLAIRNDEELNKLLGRVTIAQGGVLPNIQAVLLPKKTESHHKAKGK
- the LOC132017716 gene encoding histone H2B type 1-K, with protein sequence MPEPAKSAPAPKKGSKKAVTKAQKKDGKKRKRSRKESYSVYVYKVLKQVHPDTGISSKAMGIMNSFVNDIFERIAGEASRLAHYNKRSTITSREIQTAVRLLLPGELAKHAVSEGTKAVTKYTSAK